In the genome of Elusimicrobiota bacterium, one region contains:
- a CDS encoding D-glycero-beta-D-manno-heptose-7-phosphate kinase, with amino-acid sequence MMDRFIWGAVSRISPEAPVPVVEVTNEEDRPGGAGNVIFNLVSLEAKVYAGGIVGMDTAGERLVRDFEHRGVSPEGILLDPTRPTSLKTRVVAGHQHVVRFDKESKVPISQDFESRLLGVLESIINRVDAVVISDYGKGLITPRLVSWLVAAVKKTGADIFVDPKPENMRLYKNVTCVTPNTTEAFLGMGQLPKTDNDSVEAIGKKIMSALRLRQAIITRGPQGMTLFNLNGRGRPEFRHIPTVAREVFDVTGAGDTVVASYALSRVAGASPVEAVHLANMAAGIVVGKVGTATVSRAELQEASR; translated from the coding sequence ATGATGGACCGTTTTATTTGGGGGGCGGTCAGCCGGATTTCGCCGGAGGCCCCGGTGCCGGTCGTGGAGGTCACCAACGAGGAGGACCGTCCGGGCGGAGCGGGCAATGTGATTTTCAATCTGGTCAGCCTCGAGGCCAAGGTTTATGCCGGCGGCATCGTGGGCATGGACACGGCCGGGGAGCGCCTGGTGCGTGATTTTGAGCACCGGGGCGTCAGCCCGGAGGGCATTTTGCTCGACCCGACGCGGCCGACAAGCTTAAAGACCAGGGTGGTTGCCGGGCATCAGCATGTCGTGCGTTTCGACAAGGAGTCCAAAGTGCCGATCAGCCAGGATTTTGAGTCGCGCCTGCTGGGCGTTTTGGAGTCGATTATCAATCGCGTCGACGCAGTCGTTATTTCCGATTACGGCAAAGGCCTGATCACGCCGCGGCTGGTTTCCTGGCTGGTCGCCGCCGTCAAAAAAACAGGGGCCGATATTTTCGTCGATCCTAAGCCGGAGAACATGCGCCTTTATAAAAACGTCACTTGCGTGACGCCCAATACAACGGAAGCTTTTTTAGGCATGGGCCAATTGCCCAAGACGGATAATGATTCAGTGGAAGCGATCGGAAAGAAAATCATGTCCGCTCTGCGCCTGCGCCAGGCCATTATCACGCGCGGCCCCCAGGGCATGACCCTGTTCAACCTGAACGGGCGGGGCCGTCCTGAGTTCCGGCATATCCCGACCGTGGCGCGCGAGGTTTTTGACGTGACCGGAGCCGGTGATACGGTGGTCGCCTCTTATGCGTTGAGCCGCGTCGCCGGGGCGTCGCCGGTGGAGGCGGTGCATCTGGCCAATATGGCGGCGGGCATCGTCGTCGGCAAAGTCGGAACGGCCACGGTATCGCGGGCCGAATTGCAGGAGGCGTCGAGGTGA
- a CDS encoding CTP synthase, which translates to MTKYIFVTGGVASSLGKGIAASSIGCLLRSRGLKVTLLKLDPYLNVDAGTMNPYQHGEVFVTGDGAETDLDLGHYERFLHADMSKENNVTAGQIYETIIRCEREGKYLGQTVQVIPHVTAEIKRRMMLWSGRADVVVIEIGGTVGDIEGLPFLEAARQLRLEIGRDNVAYVHVTLLPYVRASEELKTKPTQHSVNKLREIGIDPDLIVARSEHRITEELKAKIALFTSVPKEAVIEAVDVDTIYEVPMLFARQGVDEQLLMLLRMRSGHRNLDQWQRMVDVAKTPDHELTIHVAGKYTELKDAYKSIWEALAHGGLANRAKVRVQYIDVERPNLEEELSSARGILVPGGFGDRGIEGKIETCRIAREKKIPFFGICLGMQTATIEVARNLLRCKGANSTEFDSKTRHPVIHLLPQQRHVRQVGGSMRLGNYPCRIKQHSLAAQAYGSTQIEERHRHRYELNNKYRSNLEGAGLKVTGVYPKQNLAEIVEFKNHPWFVAVQFHPELRSRPLEPHPLFRDFVKAALANRN; encoded by the coding sequence GTGACTAAATATATTTTCGTAACGGGCGGGGTTGCATCGTCTTTAGGCAAGGGCATCGCCGCGTCTTCCATCGGTTGTTTGCTGCGCTCCCGGGGCCTCAAGGTGACGTTGTTAAAACTTGATCCTTATTTGAACGTCGACGCCGGCACCATGAATCCGTATCAGCACGGCGAGGTTTTCGTGACCGGAGACGGCGCTGAGACGGACCTTGACTTGGGGCATTATGAGCGGTTTTTGCACGCGGATATGTCCAAGGAAAATAACGTCACGGCCGGGCAGATTTATGAAACGATCATCCGTTGCGAGCGCGAGGGCAAATACCTGGGTCAGACGGTCCAAGTCATCCCCCATGTCACTGCTGAGATTAAGCGCCGGATGATGCTCTGGTCCGGACGCGCCGACGTGGTGGTCATTGAGATCGGCGGCACCGTGGGCGATATCGAGGGCCTTCCTTTTCTTGAAGCCGCGCGCCAATTGCGCCTTGAGATCGGCAGGGACAACGTGGCTTACGTTCATGTGACGCTGCTGCCTTATGTCCGGGCGAGCGAGGAATTGAAAACGAAGCCAACACAGCATTCGGTCAATAAGCTGCGCGAAATCGGCATTGATCCGGACCTGATCGTGGCCCGCTCCGAGCACCGCATTACCGAGGAATTGAAGGCCAAGATCGCGTTGTTTACCTCCGTGCCCAAGGAAGCGGTGATCGAGGCCGTGGACGTGGATACGATTTATGAAGTGCCCATGCTCTTTGCGCGCCAAGGCGTTGATGAGCAATTGCTGATGCTCTTGAGGATGCGTTCGGGCCACCGCAATTTGGATCAATGGCAGCGCATGGTGGATGTGGCCAAAACCCCGGATCATGAGTTGACGATCCATGTGGCAGGCAAATATACCGAGCTCAAAGACGCTTATAAATCCATTTGGGAGGCATTGGCGCACGGAGGTTTGGCCAATCGGGCTAAGGTGCGCGTGCAGTATATCGACGTGGAGCGTCCGAATCTCGAGGAGGAACTATCCTCGGCGAGGGGCATTCTGGTGCCCGGCGGATTCGGCGACCGGGGCATTGAGGGGAAGATCGAAACCTGCCGCATCGCGCGGGAGAAAAAAATTCCTTTCTTCGGCATTTGTTTGGGCATGCAAACCGCGACCATCGAGGTGGCCAGAAATTTGTTGCGCTGCAAAGGCGCCAACTCCACGGAGTTCGATTCGAAGACCCGCCACCCGGTCATTCATTTGCTGCCCCAGCAGCGCCACGTCCGCCAAGTGGGAGGCAGCATGCGCCTGGGCAATTACCCCTGCCGCATCAAACAGCATTCCCTGGCCGCCCAGGCTTACGGTAGCACTCAAATTGAGGAACGCCATCGCCATCGCTATGAGCTCAACAACAAATACCGCAGCAACCTTGAGGGCGCCGGGCTGAAAGTCACGGGCGTTTACCCCAAGCAGAATTTGGCTGAAATCGTTGAATTTAAAAATCATCCTTGGTTTGTGGCGGTGCAATTTCATCCGGAGCTCCGCTCCCGCCCGCTGGAGCCTCATCCTTTGTTCCGTGATTTCGTGAAAGCGGCGTTGGCAAATAGAAACTAG
- the kdsA gene encoding 3-deoxy-8-phosphooctulonate synthase → MSDIVVRVGPIAFGNRNPIVAIGGTCAIETEELTFRVAEHLKRLFARLKVPFVFKASFDKANRSSMKSWRGLGVTKGLEILGRIRERLNVPVLTDIHEPAQAEWAARVVDIIQIPAFLCRQTDLITAAAKTGKPVNVKKGQFLSPWECRNIVDKVRSAGNHQLMLTDRGYMFGYNNLVVDMRSFVIMKGFGVPVIHDATHSQQLPGGLGAATGGWPEFVVPVAQAAAAVGLAGLFFETHPNPARAKSDGPNSIALKDVEKMWRTLLAIDAIVKKKNA, encoded by the coding sequence GTGTCCGATATCGTCGTGCGCGTCGGGCCGATCGCTTTCGGCAACAGGAATCCCATCGTCGCCATCGGCGGCACCTGCGCCATTGAAACGGAAGAATTGACGTTTCGGGTGGCCGAACATTTAAAGAGGCTGTTCGCCCGCCTGAAGGTTCCTTTTGTTTTCAAGGCGTCCTTCGATAAAGCCAATCGCAGCTCGATGAAATCCTGGCGCGGCTTAGGCGTCACCAAGGGATTGGAGATTCTCGGCCGGATCCGGGAACGTTTAAATGTGCCCGTGCTGACGGATATCCATGAACCGGCGCAAGCCGAATGGGCCGCGCGCGTGGTGGACATCATCCAAATCCCGGCGTTTCTGTGCCGGCAGACGGATTTGATCACGGCCGCGGCCAAGACCGGCAAGCCGGTCAACGTCAAAAAAGGGCAGTTTCTTTCCCCTTGGGAATGCCGCAACATCGTCGATAAAGTTCGTTCTGCGGGCAACCATCAGCTGATGCTGACGGATCGAGGGTACATGTTCGGCTACAATAACCTTGTCGTGGACATGCGCTCGTTCGTAATTATGAAAGGCTTCGGCGTGCCGGTGATTCACGACGCCACGCATTCCCAGCAGCTGCCGGGAGGCTTGGGCGCGGCCACCGGGGGCTGGCCTGAGTTCGTCGTCCCCGTGGCTCAGGCGGCGGCCGCCGTCGGGTTGGCCGGTTTGTTTTTTGAGACGCATCCTAATCCGGCCCGGGCCAAATCCGACGGACCAAATTCCATCGCGCTCAAGGATGTCGAAAAAATGTGGCGAACATTGCTTGCGATTGATGCTATAGTTAAAAAGAAAAATGCCTGA
- a CDS encoding zinc ribbon domain-containing protein has translation MPESQSKMQAPSLKPEPALLKCPACATENKAKARVCKKCGYDLTAPPLWLPTWKWHLKVLGIIYASLIIAYFAINALLRQLPPPLDIRDIPADVTPWLNK, from the coding sequence ATGCCTGAATCCCAAAGCAAAATGCAGGCCCCGTCCCTTAAGCCGGAGCCGGCTTTATTGAAATGCCCGGCGTGCGCGACGGAAAATAAAGCCAAGGCCAGGGTTTGCAAAAAATGCGGTTATGATTTGACCGCCCCTCCCTTATGGCTGCCGACATGGAAATGGCACTTAAAAGTCTTGGGCATCATTTACGCAAGTTTGATCATCGCTTATTTCGCCATCAACGCCTTATTAAGGCAGCTCCCGCCGCCCTTGGATATCAGGGATATCCCGGCTGATGTGACGCCGTGGCTCAACAAATAA
- a CDS encoding KpsF/GutQ family sugar-phosphate isomerase, with protein sequence MSRKILGLAARVLEIEEQGLRATRKALGRDFLRAVDVLKSLRGRVIVIGIGKSGLIGRKLAATLTSTGTTAVFMHPAEALHGDLGMLAAGDAVLALSFSGETDEIRKILPYARDLEVPVVSLTGSRHSKLARESSIALVAPVRREACPFNITPTASTTAMLALGDALAMALMEAKGFKREDFARLHPGGSLGRRLNLKAKDIMRRGAMNPVIRDNRLTREALLVMTKTRSGAVNVVDKAGRLVGFFTDGDLRRRLNKNGVGFLARPVKEAMTPKPLSVSPEATLEDLRRLFKNRPFDNVPVVDGRGIPVGLVDERDLL encoded by the coding sequence ATAAGCCGGAAAATTTTAGGGCTGGCCGCCCGCGTTCTTGAGATCGAGGAGCAGGGGCTTCGCGCGACGCGCAAGGCTCTGGGCCGCGATTTTCTTCGGGCCGTCGATGTTCTCAAATCCTTGCGCGGCCGCGTCATCGTCATCGGCATCGGCAAATCAGGCTTAATCGGGCGCAAGCTGGCCGCGACCCTGACCTCAACCGGCACCACGGCAGTATTCATGCATCCGGCCGAGGCGCTTCACGGCGATTTGGGGATGCTGGCCGCCGGGGACGCGGTGTTGGCTCTTTCCTTTTCCGGTGAGACGGATGAGATCAGAAAAATTCTTCCTTACGCCAGGGACTTGGAGGTTCCGGTCGTCAGTTTGACGGGATCGCGGCATTCCAAACTGGCCCGTGAATCGAGCATCGCCCTTGTCGCGCCGGTGCGGCGTGAGGCGTGTCCTTTTAATATTACGCCAACGGCCTCGACTACCGCCATGCTGGCGTTGGGGGATGCGCTGGCCATGGCCTTAATGGAAGCCAAAGGCTTCAAGAGAGAGGATTTTGCCCGGCTTCATCCGGGGGGATCGTTGGGCCGGCGTTTGAACTTAAAAGCCAAGGATATTATGCGCCGGGGCGCCATGAACCCCGTCATCCGCGATAACCGCCTGACGCGGGAGGCGCTGTTGGTTATGACCAAAACGCGTTCGGGCGCCGTTAATGTGGTGGACAAGGCGGGCCGCTTGGTCGGCTTTTTTACGGACGGTGATTTGCGCCGGCGTTTGAATAAAAACGGCGTCGGTTTTTTGGCCAGGCCCGTCAAAGAGGCGATGACGCCCAAGCCGCTCTCGGTTTCTCCGGAAGCGACGCTGGAGGATTTGCGGCGGCTGTTTAAAAACCGGCCTTTCGACAACGTGCCCGTGGTCGACGGCCGGGGCATTCCGGTCGGCCTGGTTGATGAACGCGACCTCCTCTAA
- a CDS encoding DEAD/DEAH box helicase, producing MNATSSKSIPIRNSFHPYLFLRFIYPQAPEGKWLVLFHHELEARDFLRETEALASILGCPQPALSFLPDTEAAPRQIALRALAEGEIRGIAATPFAVEKKCASLDSWSQRAVYLKTGSIMSREELIRRLMAFGFHRADAVEGPGEFAVRGQILDCFTAADESPMRLVFNGDSIESIRVFDIETQLTSSFRPSALIIAAAEGSGGSLKDYAREQWNLVWERPDLQNNTLDFKVARQWVFASLEAQAQSQDVTVNHPYAGNVGLFLKQAVAAAGQGYKIHLVAPTAGDEERSREILEEAMRRDGLRSELHFHWSVAAMGSGVKDEPNGLWLVNTSEIFSRMPVKISPPAPMKPKKGRKAGQTTFQRSLLELKLGEYVVHEVFGIARYRGLEKVLDMEGNPRGEFVRLDFAKSDKLFLNPEEMHFIHRYVTLGARQSPRLSSLDARSFALVKSRVREEAKKFCERLLKLWAKRSALPAPSLSASSHWEKEFAESFPYEETEDQKKAIEEIIGDLEEKKPMERLLLGDVGFGKTEVALRAAFRTAANGKQVVVLAPTTVLAEQHYRNFAQRFAPYPMTLGLFSRFVKPAQVRRQLAALAQGKLDIAVGTHRLLQKDVRFKDLGLLIVDEEHRFGVRDKERLKFLSSQVHTLYCSATPIPRTLSSALSGMKGISIIETPPVGRLPIETVVGPWDKAVIERALRYELGRGGQVFYVFNDIARLPEIVRELEQLVDGLRASVCHGQMSASSIEGAMQRFLSRESDVLVASSIIESGLDIPTVNTLIIEGAENFGLAQLYQIRGRIGRKDLKAYAYLFYPRGRRWDDLSATAQERLRAVRDFAQLGSGMRLALRDLEIRGAGEILGTKQHGFVSRVGLELYSKLIQEEMDKLKEGRSDDQERPANQQDGWPKIHLDFSSYLPEDYVSSEMERVSYYRRLSGARTEAQINLVFEELHDRAGAPPAEAKNLRTFFLVRLLGRQLGLAVLEQIDGDRLRFEFQDTAKPKGRMVAWLLGQYQERVRFESEKHAFKLALSQAPTPETVEDLTRQLTQLF from the coding sequence ATGAACGCGACCTCCTCTAAGTCCATCCCTATTCGCAATTCTTTTCATCCTTATCTTTTCCTCCGGTTTATTTATCCTCAGGCCCCCGAAGGCAAATGGCTGGTTCTTTTCCACCATGAGCTTGAAGCCAGGGATTTTTTAAGAGAAACCGAGGCCTTAGCATCCATCCTCGGTTGCCCGCAGCCGGCGTTGTCGTTTTTGCCCGACACTGAAGCGGCCCCGCGTCAAATCGCGCTTCGCGCTTTAGCCGAAGGCGAGATCAGGGGGATCGCGGCGACGCCGTTTGCCGTTGAGAAAAAATGCGCGAGTTTGGATTCCTGGTCCCAGCGCGCCGTTTATTTGAAAACCGGATCAATCATGAGCCGAGAGGAATTGATCCGGCGGCTGATGGCGTTCGGTTTTCACCGCGCGGACGCGGTGGAAGGGCCGGGCGAATTTGCCGTTCGCGGGCAGATTCTTGATTGTTTTACGGCCGCCGACGAGTCGCCGATGAGGCTTGTTTTTAACGGAGATTCCATCGAATCCATCCGGGTGTTCGATATCGAAACTCAGCTGACCAGTTCGTTTCGCCCTTCGGCCTTGATTATTGCCGCAGCCGAGGGTTCCGGCGGCTCCTTGAAGGATTACGCCCGGGAGCAATGGAATCTTGTCTGGGAGAGACCGGATCTTCAAAACAACACCCTTGATTTTAAGGTTGCCCGGCAATGGGTGTTTGCATCCCTTGAAGCCCAAGCCCAAAGCCAGGACGTCACCGTTAATCATCCTTATGCGGGCAATGTGGGATTGTTTTTGAAACAAGCCGTTGCCGCGGCCGGGCAGGGCTATAAAATTCATCTGGTCGCTCCCACGGCCGGAGATGAAGAGCGTTCTCGGGAAATTTTAGAAGAGGCGATGCGCCGTGATGGTTTGCGCTCCGAGCTTCATTTTCATTGGTCCGTCGCAGCCATGGGCTCGGGCGTCAAAGACGAACCCAACGGCCTTTGGCTCGTCAATACCAGCGAGATTTTTAGCCGCATGCCGGTCAAAATCAGCCCGCCGGCGCCGATGAAGCCCAAAAAAGGCCGCAAGGCGGGTCAAACGACGTTTCAGAGGAGCTTGCTTGAGCTTAAACTCGGCGAATACGTGGTTCACGAGGTATTCGGGATCGCCCGTTATCGCGGCCTGGAAAAAGTTTTGGATATGGAGGGAAATCCCAGGGGCGAGTTTGTGCGACTGGATTTCGCCAAAAGCGACAAGCTGTTTTTAAATCCTGAGGAGATGCATTTTATCCATCGCTACGTGACGCTCGGCGCGCGCCAATCGCCCCGCTTGTCCTCCCTGGATGCCCGCAGCTTCGCTTTAGTCAAATCCCGCGTGCGCGAAGAAGCGAAAAAATTTTGCGAGCGTTTGTTGAAGTTGTGGGCCAAGCGTTCGGCTTTGCCCGCGCCTTCTTTAAGCGCGTCTTCCCATTGGGAGAAGGAGTTTGCGGAGAGTTTTCCTTACGAAGAGACGGAGGATCAGAAAAAAGCCATTGAGGAAATCATCGGCGATCTGGAAGAGAAAAAACCCATGGAACGGCTTTTGTTGGGCGACGTGGGTTTCGGCAAAACCGAAGTAGCGCTAAGGGCCGCGTTTCGCACGGCCGCCAACGGCAAACAAGTCGTTGTATTGGCGCCGACCACGGTTTTAGCCGAGCAGCATTACCGAAACTTCGCTCAGCGTTTCGCCCCTTACCCGATGACCTTGGGGTTGTTTTCGCGTTTCGTCAAGCCGGCCCAAGTGCGCCGTCAATTGGCGGCCTTGGCCCAGGGCAAGCTCGATATCGCGGTCGGCACCCACCGGCTTCTGCAAAAAGACGTGCGCTTTAAAGACCTGGGGCTTTTAATCGTTGATGAAGAGCATCGTTTCGGCGTTCGGGATAAAGAACGGCTGAAGTTTTTGAGCTCCCAAGTGCATACGCTGTATTGTTCGGCCACACCCATCCCCCGGACATTGTCCTCGGCTTTATCCGGGATGAAAGGCATCTCCATCATCGAAACGCCGCCCGTTGGGCGTTTGCCCATCGAGACGGTGGTCGGCCCATGGGACAAGGCCGTTATCGAGCGCGCGCTCCGTTATGAGTTGGGGCGCGGCGGGCAGGTTTTTTATGTGTTTAACGACATCGCCCGTTTGCCGGAAATCGTCCGCGAGCTTGAGCAATTGGTGGACGGCCTACGCGCTTCGGTCTGCCATGGGCAAATGAGCGCTTCCTCCATCGAAGGCGCCATGCAGCGTTTCCTTTCGAGGGAAAGCGATGTGCTGGTCGCCTCATCCATCATTGAGTCGGGATTGGACATCCCCACGGTCAACACCCTTATCATCGAAGGCGCGGAAAATTTCGGCCTGGCTCAGCTTTATCAGATTCGCGGGCGCATCGGCCGTAAGGATTTGAAAGCTTACGCTTATCTTTTTTATCCGCGCGGCCGGCGTTGGGATGATTTAAGCGCCACGGCGCAGGAGCGCTTGCGCGCGGTCCGCGACTTTGCGCAATTGGGATCGGGCATGCGTTTGGCGCTGCGGGATTTGGAAATTCGCGGGGCGGGAGAAATTTTGGGCACGAAACAGCACGGGTTTGTTTCGCGCGTGGGGCTGGAGCTTTACTCAAAATTGATTCAAGAGGAAATGGATAAGCTCAAAGAGGGGCGCTCCGACGACCAAGAGCGGCCGGCTAACCAGCAGGACGGGTGGCCTAAGATTCATTTGGATTTTTCCTCCTATTTGCCGGAGGATTATGTTTCCAGCGAAATGGAGCGCGTTTCCTATTACCGGCGCCTTTCCGGCGCTCGAACCGAGGCCCAAATCAATCTTGTCTTCGAAGAACTGCACGATCGGGCCGGAGCGCCGCCCGCCGAGGCTAAGAACCTGAGGACATTTTTCCTCGTGCGCCTGCTGGGCCGGCAATTAGGGTTGGCCGTTCTCGAACAAATCGACGGCGATCGCCTGCGCTTCGAGTTTCAGGACACGGCCAAGCCCAAGGGGCGCATGGTGGCGTGGCTCCTAGGCCAATACCAGGAGCGGGTCCGTTTTGAATCGGAGAAACATGCTTTTAAGCTGGCCTTGTCTCAAGCGCCTACGCCCGAAACCGTTGAAGATCTCACCCGGCAATTGACCCAGCTTTTTTAG
- a CDS encoding tail fiber domain-containing protein, translating to MSNKTGVFGLFLLLTWPLSAEEVRVVTQYPSPLGVYKNIRTVGDTFLAVTGGNVGVGTASPLTKLDVYGASPMVSIRHNATTDWAYLRFYQASTLQGDIIAYGSATGLPNSLSIINYTATGPLVFATAGIERIRITSSGNVGIGTTSPSAPLAIYSGLNTANDNGLRICNTVAGDTNCSHFHWGTNKDVYIRSGSASGRVIVQDTGGNLGVGTAAPSNKLHVYSSAGWDGIRLAGGTAATGINIMMSNNNNYAYHLGVTGSANAASPNAFSIWNNNTSSFPMLIKSNGNVGVGTTNPWGRLEVASDGAGTGSAILTIHNTNNGLAGLYFRHDNSGSATWTLQATDPSGPADGKMVVLASGARDFGISINGSERLSILSGGNVGIGDTSPDYKLEVNGSAGKPGGGSWSDSSDARLKKNIKPLEGSLDKILQLKGVNYEWKEPGKHGNLTGARMGMIAQDVEKVFPQWVGVDSQGYRTLTFMGFEALTTEAVRELNDKVKKLSEENEALKLRLDKMEKRTAGR from the coding sequence ATGAGCAATAAAACAGGCGTTTTCGGACTATTCCTTTTATTGACGTGGCCTCTTTCAGCCGAAGAGGTGCGCGTCGTAACTCAGTACCCCTCGCCGTTGGGCGTTTATAAAAATATCCGCACCGTAGGCGATACGTTTTTGGCGGTCACTGGCGGCAATGTGGGCGTTGGGACAGCTAGCCCTTTGACCAAATTGGATGTCTATGGGGCGAGTCCCATGGTCTCTATCCGTCATAATGCAACAACGGACTGGGCTTATCTTCGATTTTATCAGGCATCGACGCTGCAAGGAGATATTATTGCCTATGGATCCGCCACGGGTCTGCCTAACAGTCTTAGCATTATCAATTATACGGCCACCGGCCCGCTTGTTTTTGCTACCGCAGGTATAGAAAGAATCAGGATAACCAGCAGCGGCAACGTGGGCATCGGTACGACGAGTCCGTCAGCGCCGCTGGCTATCTATTCAGGTTTGAATACAGCAAACGATAACGGTTTAAGAATATGCAATACGGTCGCAGGCGATACAAACTGCAGCCATTTTCACTGGGGTACAAACAAGGATGTTTATATACGCAGCGGTTCAGCTTCTGGAAGGGTTATTGTTCAGGACACGGGGGGTAACCTGGGCGTGGGCACGGCGGCGCCATCCAACAAGCTTCATGTTTATTCCAGCGCGGGCTGGGATGGGATTCGGCTGGCGGGCGGAACCGCTGCTACGGGGATCAACATTATGATGAGCAACAACAATAATTATGCATATCATTTGGGAGTGACGGGCAGCGCCAACGCGGCATCGCCAAATGCATTTTCCATCTGGAACAACAATACCTCATCTTTTCCCATGCTTATTAAATCGAACGGCAATGTTGGCGTCGGGACGACAAATCCTTGGGGTAGATTGGAGGTCGCCAGCGACGGGGCGGGCACAGGTTCGGCGATTTTGACGATCCATAACACAAATAACGGTTTGGCCGGGCTTTACTTTCGCCATGACAACAGCGGTTCAGCGACATGGACGCTCCAAGCGACCGATCCCAGCGGCCCGGCCGACGGAAAAATGGTTGTTTTGGCTTCGGGCGCCCGCGATTTCGGCATCAGCATCAATGGCAGCGAGCGGCTGTCGATTCTTAGCGGTGGCAATGTGGGCATCGGCGACACCAGCCCTGATTACAAGCTAGAGGTCAACGGCAGCGCGGGAAAACCCGGCGGCGGCTCCTGGTCGGACTCATCCGACGCCAGATTAAAGAAGAACATTAAACCCTTAGAGGGCTCCCTCGATAAAATACTACAGCTTAAGGGAGTCAACTATGAATGGAAAGAGCCGGGAAAGCACGGCAATTTAACGGGCGCCCGCATGGGCATGATCGCCCAAGACGTGGAAAAGGTTTTCCCGCAATGGGTAGGCGTCGATTCCCAAGGGTATCGAACGCTAACCTTTATGGGTTTTGAAGCTTTGACCACAGAAGCGGTTAGGGAACTCAATGACAAAGTTAAAAAGCTTTCAGAGGAGAACGAAGCCCTGAAACTCCGCTTGGACAAAATGGAAAAACGCACGGCCGGGCGATAA
- a CDS encoding tail fiber domain-containing protein: MNRKLGVFGLFILVGVPLLAEEVRVITQYPSPLGVYKNLRTVGDTFLAATSGNVGIGAYPARSKLHVFQNVNATVPVYVGNSNGGASASTGFFLSETNPASGVGVWAGIWGFNATKEFRIVNFDAGGPMTFNTGGAPSERMRITSSGNVGMGTTGPLKKLHVQGDAVVTGIVGVGTTGPNALHRLEVHHGAAAPAIAIFNTNDALYGTLGFYNLSAPASIRGAVTLFGPSNATYPNHFKIHNYNAGPITFFTGAASERMRITSSGNIGIGTVSTDHSVRGITNTYELKHQAGTYAMVVGNDNSFVRINTGGNTRIGLGDGDNNREAGFISGGENASGENVIQIAGCDDLGNCPTYTTFHQNGRVGIGFNDPDVLLDVNGSIHYVGSSSAHSSRKLKKDIERVEDRDYKEMLLELETMPLYRYRYRVGDDQNRKYFGLIAEEAPSFVVNKDNLTIPTMDYISFIAGALKAERAEVKVQGQEIDLLKEQNRALQAENRNLRDRIGRIERQINSK; the protein is encoded by the coding sequence ATGAACAGAAAATTAGGCGTTTTCGGTTTATTTATTTTAGTTGGAGTACCTCTTTTGGCCGAAGAGGTTCGCGTGATAACCCAGTACCCTTCGCCTTTAGGCGTTTACAAGAATTTACGTACGGTAGGCGACACATTTTTAGCGGCGACCAGCGGCAATGTGGGCATCGGCGCCTATCCCGCGCGCTCCAAACTGCATGTTTTCCAAAATGTCAATGCCACGGTTCCGGTTTATGTCGGCAATTCCAACGGCGGGGCCAGCGCCAGCACCGGATTTTTTCTTTCGGAGACGAACCCGGCCAGCGGGGTAGGCGTGTGGGCGGGCATTTGGGGATTCAACGCGACGAAAGAATTCAGGATCGTTAATTTCGACGCCGGCGGCCCCATGACGTTTAATACCGGCGGCGCTCCTTCTGAACGAATGCGCATTACCAGCAGCGGCAATGTGGGCATGGGAACGACCGGGCCGTTAAAGAAATTGCATGTGCAGGGCGATGCCGTCGTAACCGGTATTGTCGGGGTCGGCACGACGGGCCCCAACGCGCTTCATCGTCTTGAAGTGCATCACGGTGCGGCTGCGCCTGCGATCGCCATTTTTAACACCAATGACGCCCTTTACGGCACTTTAGGTTTTTACAATTTAAGCGCTCCGGCCAGCATCAGGGGAGCGGTTACTCTTTTCGGACCTTCAAATGCCACTTACCCCAACCATTTCAAAATTCACAATTACAATGCCGGTCCCATAACATTTTTCACCGGAGCCGCTTCGGAACGCATGAGAATAACCAGCAGCGGCAATATCGGTATCGGCACTGTGAGCACAGACCATTCCGTACGGGGGATTACGAATACCTACGAGCTGAAACACCAAGCGGGAACTTATGCCATGGTTGTTGGTAACGATAACTCTTTTGTGCGAATCAATACAGGGGGCAACACCCGGATCGGGCTCGGTGACGGCGACAATAACAGGGAGGCAGGGTTTATATCCGGCGGCGAGAATGCCTCGGGAGAAAATGTCATCCAGATCGCAGGCTGTGATGACCTTGGTAATTGTCCAACTTACACCACATTCCATCAAAACGGCCGCGTCGGCATCGGATTTAATGATCCCGATGTGCTGTTGGACGTCAACGGAAGTATTCATTATGTAGGCTCGTCCTCAGCGCACTCCTCGCGAAAGCTTAAGAAGGATATTGAACGAGTGGAGGATCGAGATTACAAAGAGATGTTGCTTGAACTGGAAACGATGCCTCTTTATCGATACCGCTATCGGGTGGGCGATGATCAGAACAGAAAATATTTCGGCTTAATCGCCGAAGAGGCGCCGTCATTTGTAGTCAATAAAGATAATTTGACGATTCCGACAATGGATTACATTTCTTTTATAGCCGGAGCTCTTAAGGCCGAACGGGCTGAGGTGAAAGTTCAGGGTCAGGAAATCGATTTGCTGAAGGAACAAAATAGGGCGCTGCAAGCCGAGAATCGAAATCTCAGGGATCGAATAGGCAGAATCGAACGACAGATTAATTCTAAGTAA